Proteins co-encoded in one Brassica oleracea var. oleracea cultivar TO1000 chromosome C4, BOL, whole genome shotgun sequence genomic window:
- the LOC106340279 gene encoding 1-aminocyclopropane-1-carboxylate synthase 4, which yields MDLLSRKATCNSHGQDSSYFLGWEEYEKNPHDVVKNPHGIIQMGLAENQLCFDLLESWLIQNPDAASFKRDGQSIFRELALFQDYNGLSSFKKALADFMSENRQNRVSFDSKNLVLTAGATSANETLMFCLANPGDAFLLPTPYYPGFDRDLKWRTGVEIVPIQCSSRNGFCITKLALEEAYEQAKKLNLNVKGVLITNPSNPLGTTATQTELNILFEFISKNKNIHLVSDEIYSGTAFSSSEFISVMEILKTNQLENTDVFKRVHIVYSLSKDLGLPGFRVGAIYSNDKDVISAATKMSSFGLVSSQTQYLLSSLLSDKKFTKNYLRENQRRLNNRQRMLVTGLEAIGIGCLKSNAGLFCWVDMRHLLSSKTFEAEMDLWKKIVYEVKLNISPGSSCHCEEPGWFRVCFANMSEETLKLAMKRLKKFVDNGTLSRSCQVGESQSLKSSRKKTTTTVSNWVFRLSFHDRDTEER from the exons ATGGATCTATTGTCAAGAAAAGCTACATGCAACAGCCATGGCCAAGACTCTTCGTATTTCCTTGGATGGGAAGAGTATGAGAAAAATCCTCACGATGTCGTCAAGAATCCTCACGGCATTATCCAGATGGGTCTTGCGGAAAATCAG CTATGCTTCGATCTTTTAGAGTCATGGCTTATACAAAACCCGGACGCGGCCAGTTTCAAGAGAGACGGACAGTCTATTTTCCGGGAACTCGCTCTCTTTCAAGACTATAATGGCCTCTCTTCCTTCAAAAAA GCGTTGGCTGATTTCATGTCCGAAAATAGACAAAACCGAGTTTCTTTCGATTCGAAGAATCTTGTCCTCACGGCTGGAGCAACTTCTGCAAACGAAACTCTAATGTTTTGTCTTGCAAATCCTGGAGACGCTTTCTTGCTTCCCACGCCGTACTATCCAGG GTTTGATAGAGATCTAAAATGGCGAACTGGGGTTGAGATTGTACCGATCCAATGCTCAAGTAGGAACGGGTTTTGCATAACAAAACTTGCACTCGAAGAAGCCTACGAGCAAGCCAAGAAGCTTAACCTAAACGTCAAAGGAGTTCTCATAACCAACCCATCTAACCCTTTGGGCACGACAGCAACCCAAACCGAACTTAACATTCTATTTGAATTCATCTCTAAGAATAAGAATATACATCTAGTAAGCGACGAGATCTATTCAGGAACAGCCTTTAGCTCTTCAGAATTCATCAGTGTCATGGAGATTCTCAAAACCAACCAACTCGAAAACACCGATGTTTTTAAACGTGTCCACATTGTTTATAGCTTATCTAAAGATCTAGGCCTCCCTGGTTTTCGAGTTGGAGCTATTTACTCCAACGACAAAGATGTCATCTCCGCCGCTACAAAAATGTCTAGCTTCGGCCTTGTCTCCTCCCAAACACAATATCTATTATCCTCATTATTATCCGACAAGAAATTCACCAAAAACTACCTTAGAGAAAACCAAAGACGGCTCAATAATAGACAAAGAATGCTCGTGACTGGTCTAGAGGCCATAGGGATCGGATGTCTCAAGAGCAATGCGGGACTCTTCTGTTGGGTCGACATGAGACATCTCCTTAGCTCCAAAACGTTCGAAGCCGAGATGGATCTTTGGAAGAAGATTGTTTACGAAGTGAAGCTCAACATCTCTCCTGGTTCGTCGTGCCATTGTGAAGAACCTGGCTGGTTTAGGGTTTGTTTCGCGAACATGAGTGAGGAGACATTGAAGCTTGCTATGAAGAGATTAAAGAAGTTCGTTGATAATGGAACCTTAAGTAGAAGTTGCCAAGTTGGTGAAAGCCAAAGCTTAAAGAGTTCGAGGAAGAAGACAACGACTACAGTTTCTAACTGGGTTTTCCGACTGTCGTTCCACGACCGTGACACGGAGGAACGATAG